Proteins encoded within one genomic window of Triticum aestivum cultivar Chinese Spring chromosome 2D, IWGSC CS RefSeq v2.1, whole genome shotgun sequence:
- the LOC123055348 gene encoding tubby-like F-box protein 7 yields the protein MTLRSIVRDLRESFGNLSRRNFEAKISSVPSLSGHHRGKSLESASDLQDSLVTNLQGNWASLPPELLRDVMKRLEEDDSNWPSRKDVVACASVCTTWREMCKDIVRNPEFCGKLTFPVSLKQPGSRDGLIQCFIKRDKSKLTYRLYLSLTSAVLDDNGKFLLSAKRSRRTTYTDYAISMDPKNISRSSSGYIGKLRSNFLGTKFIIYDTQPPYNASKLCPQERTSRRFSSRKVSPKVPAATGSYPIAQVNYELNVLGTRGPRRMQCTMNSIPTSAVDPDGVVPGQPKELLPRLFEESFRTTASSRYSTDFSSCRFSEFGGGPLREEGGDENAGDKESPLVLKNKSPRWHEQLQCWCLNFRGRVTVASVKNFQLIAAPAPPPPASGGEAAPEPSSQTQPPQQQPTSAAAQPQPAGSSLSASSSSSHHDTVLLQFGKVSKDTFTMDYRYPLSAFQAFAICLTSFDTKLACE from the exons ATGACTTTGCGCAGCATAGTTCGCGATTTAAGGGAGAGCTTTGGAAACCTGTCAAGGCGGAATTTCGAGGCGAAAATCTCAAGCGTCCCAAGCCTTTCGGGCCATCACAGAGGGAAATCGCTTGAATCTGCAAGTGATCTGCAGGATAGTCTTGTCACAAACCTGCAAGGCAATTGGGCTAGCCTTCCTCCTGAATTACTTCGGGATGTGATGAAAAGGCTGGAGGAAGACGACAGCAATTGGCCATCCCGCAAGGATGTTGTTGCTTGCGCTTCTGTCTGTACAACTTGGAGAGAGATGTGCAAGGATATAGTGAGGAACCCAGAATTCTGTGGAAAGCTCACCTTTCCTGTGTCCCTTAAGCAG CCCGGATCTCGAGATGGATTGATCCAATGTTTCATCAAAAGGGACAAGTCAAAGCTAACTTATCGTCTCTACCTGTCCCTTACTTCTG CTGTGCTTGATGACAATGGCAAGTTCCTACTGTCAGCTAAAAGGAGTCGGAGAACAACTTACACCGACTATGCCATTTCTATGGATCCTAAAAATATATCCCGGTCAAGTAGTGGCTACATCGGGAAATTGAG GTCAAATTTCCTCGGCACCAAATTCATCATCTACGACACGCAGCCGCCTTACAATGCCAGTAAACTCTGCCCGCAGGAACGGACCAGCCGGCGGTTCTCCTCCAGGAAAGTCTCCCCAAAAGTTCCAGCTGCAACTGGCAGCTACCCGATCGCTCAGGTGAACTATGAGCTGAACGTGCTCGGCACCCGCGGGCCAAGGCGGATGCAGTGCACCATGAACTCCATCCCGACATCGGCGGTAGACCCCGACGGCGTTGTGCCTGGCCAACCCAAGGAGCTCCTCCCCCGGCTATTCGAGGAATCCTTCCGCACCACCGCAAGTTCCAGGTACTCCACAGACTTCAGCAGCTGCCGCTTCTCCGAGTTTGGGGGAGGGCCTCTGAGAGAAGAAGGCGGCGACGAAAATGCGGGAGACAAGGAGAGCCCGCTGGTTCTCAAGAACAAGTCGCCCAGGTGGCACGAGCAGCTGCAGTGCTGGTGCCTCAACTTCCGGGGGCGCGTCACCGTGGCCTCGGTCAAGAACTTCCAGCTGATCGCCGCCCCTGCCCCGCCACCGCCAGCCTCCGGAGGAGAGGCGGCTCCCGAGCCGTCTTCACAGACGCAACCGCCCCAGCAGCAGCCTACCTCTGCTGCCGCACAGCCGCAGCCTGCTGGCAGTTCCTTGTCGGCGTCCTCGTCCTCGAGCCACCATGACACGGTGCTGCTGCAGTTCGGCAAGGTGTCCAAGGACACCTTCACCATGGACTACCGGTACCCGCTGTCGGCCTTCCAGGCCTTCGCCATCTGCCTGACCAGCTTCGACACCAAGCTGGCGTGTGAGTAA